ACCGTCTGGCGCACCTGGCCGCCCAGGAGGATCACCGCCAGCCCCAGCGCGGCCGGGCCGATCCACGTCGCACGATCGTCGCGGACGGGCCGCCTCACCTTCGCCTCCCGGCCACGGGCCAGTAGATGCTGATGCTGAGCCTCCCCTCCAGCTGCGACTCGCCCGGGACGACCTCGATGGACACCACGTCCACGGAGGCCAGCGGCGGCCCCTTCTCCAGCGCGCGCACGAATCCCAGGATCTGGCCGTAGCTGCCCATGACCCGCACGGTGGACCGGGTGGACTCCAGGCTGCTGTCCGCCGCACCGGCGCCGGCGGCGAGCTCCAGGCGGCGGAGCCCGATGCGGTTCATCAGCCCGCCGATGTGGGCCACCGGGTCCGTGCCGCGGCCGCCGGCCGGCGCTGTTCGCAGGGCCTGGCCCTGGGCCGTGCCCGCCAACGCCCGCGCTTCCTGGTCGCGGGCGTCCTGCTGGGCGACCCGCTGCGCCAGCTCGGTGTACCGGGCCTGCAGCCGCCGGACTTCCTCGAGCCGTGGCCGGACCACCGCGAACTGGATCCCAGCGCCCACCACCAGCAGTCCCACGGCCGCCGCGGGCAGGAGTCCGATCCGTGTGGGCAGGGCCGGGCGCGTCACGGGTTCGCTCCCGCGGGCGCGCACTGCAGCTCGAAACGGTTCGTGCCCTGCTTGCCCAGCGTGCCCAGGTTGACCACCGGGAAGTCGCTCGAGAACCGCGGCTCGTCCCGGAGCCGGGCCATGAGCCCGGACACCTGCTCCAGCGAGCGGCCGCCGTCCCGCACGATGCCCTCGATCTCGAAGCGGGCCGCGCTGTTTCGCGACGGCGCGTGACCCGTCACGCGCATCAGCAGCAGCGAGGCGTCGAGCTGCTCCGAGAGCGCGGCCAGCTTGGGCGACCAGTCAATGCGCTCGCGGCGCACCTGCAGCAGGTCCCGGGCCGCCTGGAGCTCCGGCAACGAGCCGGCCCCGGCCTGGATGCGCGATTCGAGCCGCGGCAGCCCGGCGCGCAGCGCCGCGGCCCGCTCCCCGAGCAGCCCGGCGCTCACCGCCAGCGCGCCGATCAGCGCCACTTCGATACCCAGGACCACGCCGTAGACCGCCGCGCGCACCGCGCGCCGGCGCGCCGCCAGCCGGTTGCCCTCGAACTCGGGATACAGGTTGACTCTATACAAGCTGCCCGTCCCACCAGCGGCACAGCCCGCAGGCCGTCGCGAACCGGGCGGAAATCCCCTCCCCGTTCTCCATCACCCCGGCGGCCCGCGTCAGCCCGGCCAGCGGATCCAGGATGCTCACTGGACACTCGCCCAGGCCCCTGGCCAGGAGATCCGCGAGGCCCGGCAGGCTCGCGCCGCCCCCGGAAAGGTACACGCCGCCGACTTCCCTGCGGAACCGGCCCCGGTAGAAGACCAGGGTCTCCTTCACCTGGCTCGCCAGTTCGGCCGCGAAGGTCCGCACTTCCGCCGGCTCGCGGCGCGGACCGACCCCCTCCCCCACCACCCGGCTCAGCAGCCCGCCGGAGGATCCGCTCACGTGCAGCGCCGCGCGCCGCGCCCCCAGGTCCAGCAGCGCCACCGCATCGTCGTTGCCCGGCTTCATCTTCGCGCACCCCAGCAGGGCGTTGAGCCCCGCCAGCGGCTCCAGGTCCACCACCTCGGGCACCAGGCCCACCCGGGCCAGCACCCGCACCGGGAAGTCCCGCTGCAGCGCGGGGGCAGCCACCAGCAGCGCGCGCGTCTGCGCCGGGCCGCCCGGCTGGTTCGGCGGCGCGGGGCCGAGGATCTGGGCGTCCAACACCGGCGAGGTCATGCCTTCCAGGTCCAGATGTTGCCGCGCGGCGTAGGGCAGCGTCTGGCGCAGCTCCGCGTCCGTGAGCGGCGGCAGCACCACTTCGCGCAGGCTGGCCTCCTGGCCGCCGATGGCGACCGCCAGGTGGCCCAGCTGCCCACGGCCCAGCCCCAGGCGACCGAGCAGCTGCTGGAGCGCGGCGGCGGCCGCCTCGACATCCGGCGCGCTGCCACCCCCGACCCAGTCCTGCACCCCCAGGTGCGTCACCTGCTCCAGCCGCGGGGAGCCCGAACCGCGCACCAGCTTGATTCCGGACGTTCCCAGGTCAATGCCGGTGCGCACGGAGCCGGTGACTCCCAGGCTCCTGCCGATCGCTGAGATCATGGGATGGCCAGCTCCCGCCAGCGGAGCACCCGCAGAGTTCCGGAGACTCCGTGGGACCAGTTCTCCTCGATATACGGCGGGAGGTTCCCCAGGAACCCCGGGTCGTAGGTGATGCTGGGCCCGCCGGTGCTGGTCCAATTTCCCAGCACCGTGAGCGCGCCGACGAGATTGAAGTTCGAGGTCAGCGTGGGCACGTTGTGGGTCACGTAGAGGTATGCCGGCCAGGCCGAGGTTCCCAGCTGGACGAGCGATCCGCCGGACTTGGAGAAATCGAATGCCACCACCGCGACGCCGCCGTAGGGCTCCATGGTCACCTGCTTCACCGTGAACAACGCGCCGGTCCAGTAGGTGGGGTTCAGACGCAGACTGTCGGTCACCCCGAGGAAGCGCGTGTTGATCACGGTGGCGTGGATCGGGTTTCCTGCAAAGCCGCCGTCGAGCTCCACCGCGCTGACCCCGTTGACACCCGGGGGATTGGCGATGGGCACTTCGCCGAAGTTGACCACGACGGAGCTGTCTCCGGGAGCGCGCTTGAACACCCCCGTCACGTCGTGGAAGTACTTGGTGATCTTGGCGTCGTTGTCGAACTTGTACGTGAAGGTCTGGGTCGCGTTGTTGTAGGTCGTCACGTCGTTGAGGCAGACGCTATCTGCGGGGGTGATGTCCACGCCCAGGCGGTTGTAGACCCGCGCCTTGTAGGGGTTGGTGGTCTTCCAGCCCCGGACGTAGTAGTACGTCGCGTTCGGGAAGTGCGCCGGATCCGTAAAGATGTAGGGCGGCTTGATCGTGAACCCGCTGGTATACGTACCGCCGCACGTGAGGTGGCTGGGGTCGAAGGGAAGGGTGGTCACGTGGATCGGGCCACTCAGGCACATGTTTCCGCCGATGCTGGCGGTGCCCTGGATGATCGTCAGCCCCAGCCCGGTGGGCGGAACCTCGGCAATGACCTCGATCCGCCGGTTCGCCCGGAGCACGTGCCCGGTGGCCACCAGCTGCACCACACCGTTCATGCCCAGGTACAGCGTGTCCCGGACCTCCAGGTCGTACGTCCCCCGGCCCGCGGCCACGCCGCTCCAGCCGTCGCGCCAGGCGCGGTCCTCGAGGAACATCGCGCGGGCCCGCTCCACGGCGGCGTCGGCCAGGAAGAAGGCCTCCGACGATTCCTGCCGGTAGAGCGCGGACTTGGTCTCGTAGGTGGACATGGTGAAGAAGGCAGTGGCCGAGATGAGCAACACCACCAGGAACACCATGACTGCGATCATGACGTAGCCTGCCTCGCCTGTCCGGTGGAGCCTGGGCTGTTCGTTCATGGCACGCTCCGGTTAGAACTCGAACGTGCGGCCGCGAAGGGTGACCCGGGTCATGTCCGTGACCACGTCCCTGGCGCTGTCCTGCAGCGCCAGCGTCAGGGTGAGGCTGGTGGTGTCCCCGTTGGGGGTCACCCGGAAGCGGGAGCAGGCCCGCGCCACCATGTCGGCGCCGTCCTGCTGCAGCCTCCACTGCCCCCCGGAGGAAACCCGGCGGAACGTGTGCGCCAGCGCGCCGTCGGCGTCGTAGGTCCGGAACTGGCTGGTGTCCACCACCGCCACGCTGCGCGCCGTCCGGATGGAGCGGGTCATCCATGCCAGCGCCTCCGCGGTGTTCTGCTGCAGCACCACCTTGTCCCGGCCCCACTCCCAGGACTTCTGGCTGGTGATCACGATCCGCCCCAGCGCCATCACCACCACGAAGCTGATCAGCAGCGCGACCGCCAGCTCCACCATGGTGTAGCCGGCGTCCCGGCCCGGTCGCCTCACGTTCCCCATGCCATCCCCCGGGCCAGGATGGTGGTGCACTCCAGCGTGCGCGCGATGGTGGTGTTCCCCGCCCGCGCATTCCACGTCACGGTGATCGTGAGCGTGGTGGCATTGGCCTGCGGCGACTCCGCGGTGACCGCGTGGGCCACGGAGTAGGTGCGGCCGTCCACCGCGAAGTTGGTGGTGGTGCCCTGCAGGGCGGGTAGTCCCTCGTACACCTCGTCCCGGTGGATCGCCTCGAGGCGCGCCTCGGCCACCGCGGACGCCCTGCGCCGGTCCTCCTCGTACACCGTCTGCCGGCGGCCGTACATGTAGATCAGGGCCACCGAGAAGAACACCACCAGCAGCAGCGTCGCGCCGACCAGCACCTCGATGATGCTCAGGCCGCGCTCACCCGGGTTTCGGGCCCTGCCGTGCCGCCGGTGGATTCTCATTTCCAGTGCCTCGTTTCGTGCGGGCAATCCGGGGGCCGGAACGTCCGGCCCCCGGATCTCCGCCTGGAGCTGCTACAGCCCGGTCACGACCGGGGCCGTGCCGTTGCTGGTGATATTGGGCACGGTCACGTCCACCTGGACCCCGGTCATCTTGCCGGTGCCGGTGGCCCGGAAGGTGATGGCCCCCGTGGCGGCGGTGCCACCCCCGGCCGAGATGGTGTACGTGAACAGTTCCGTCGCCTCGAGCGTGGCAATGCCGGCACCCGCTGTCGGCGGCCACTGCGGAACGCCGCTGCCGTCCTGGTGCTCCTGGGCGTAGGCCTTGGACGCGGTGATGATCTCACCGATGCGTCCGGTCGCCTCGGACACCCGGGCGTTCTTGATGTACTTGCCGTAGATGGGAATGGCGATGGCCGCCAGGATCCCGATGACCACCACCACGACCATCAGCTCGATCATGGTGAAGCCCTTCTGGTTGGGCTTGCGTCTGAATCTCAGCATCTGCCTTCCTCCCGCAGTTTCTCGCCCTGCGCCTGCGCGCCCCGGTTGGGTTGGTGTTGCTGCCGCGGAACCCCCCTGGGCGATGGCATTCCGCGTGCAGGTTCAACTTCCGCTCAGTGGCTGTAGCCGCCTCTCATGATGGCGTCGCCGAGGCTGAAGATCGGCAGGAACATGGCGATGACGATCGCTCCCACCATGGCCCCCACCAGGATGATCATCACCGGCTCGATCAGTGAGGAGAGCCAGTGCACGGCGGCCTCCACCTCCCGGTCGTAGAAGTCCGACGACTTTAGCATCATCGCGTCCAGGTTGCCGGTCTCCTCGCCCGTGGCCATGAGCTGCAGCACCAGCTCCGGAAAGGTGCCCGTGGCACGGAACGACTCGGTGATCCCCCGCCCCGCCGCCACCCGTTCCTTCACGTCCAGGATCGCCTGCCCCACCACCGCGTTGCCCGCGGCGCCGCTCACCAGGTCCAGCGACTCGAGGATCGGCAGGCCCGTGCGCGTCAGGATGCCGAAGGTCCGGGTGAACCGGCTCATGACCGCCTTGCGCACGATGGGCCCGAACAGCGGGACCCGCAGCAGGAACCCGTCGAAGGCCAGTCGCCCGGCGCGGGTCCGGATCCCCAGGACCGCCAGCACCACCAGCCCCGCCACGACGCCCAGGGAGAGCAGCGCGTTCTGGCGAATGGCGTTCGAGATCCCGATCACCACGGCGGTGTACACCGGCAGCTGCTGGCCGAAGTCGGAGTAGATCTTCTGGAAGGTCGGCACGATCTGCAGCAGCAGGAACAGCGTCACCGCGACGGCGAAGATCAGCACGAACACCGGGTAGGACATCGCCGCCCGCACCTTGTTCTGGATCCCGTCCACCTTCTCCATGTACACGGCCAGCTGTTCCACGATCTCGGATAGCGTTCCGGCCCGCTCCCCAGCCCGCACCATGCTGAGGTACATGGTGTTGAACGTGGCGGGGTGGGCCGCCATCGCCTCTGACAGGCTCTCGCCGCGCTCGATCCGCGTGGCGAGGTCCTCGATGGCGCGCGCCAGCATGCCGTTCGAGCAGTCCGCGGCCAGGCCCCGGAGGCCGCGCACCAGCGGGATGCCCGCTTCCAGCAACGTGGCCAGCTGGCGGTTGAACAACGCCTGGTCGCGCGTCCCGGGCCGCATGAAGGGGACGGCGAAGGGGCGCCCGCGGGCCGCCCGTTCGCGGTCGTGACTGCGGTCCTCCACCACGTGCAGCACCGCCAGGCCCTGCCGCTGGAGCTGGTCCACGACCTCGTCGGCGCTGGAGCCCGGCAGGAAGCCGCTGACCTCCTCCCCGGTGGTGCTCCTGGCGATGTAGGCGAAACTTCCCATTCCGTACCCCTGGCCGGCGCGAACGCCGCTAGTCGTCACTCAGGCAGACGCGAAGGACTTCCTCGATCGTGGTGGATCCCTCGCGGGCCTTCTGCAGCCCGCTCTGGCGCAGCGTCACCATGCCTTCCTGGAGCGCCAGCTTGCGGATCTCGTCGGCCGGGCGGTTGTCCGCGACCAGCTGGCGCAGCCCGGGCGTGAGCATCATCCGCTCCACGATCGCCACCCGCCCAAGGTAGCCGCGCCCCTTGCACGCCACGCAACCGGCACCTTTGAGCAGGCGCGGACGGGACGCGCCGGCGGTGATGCCAGCTTCCCCCGCGGCGAACAGCACCTCGTCGGCGGGCCGGTACTCGGCCAGGCAGTGGGGGCAGTTCCGCCGCACCAGCCGCTGCGCCGCCACCATGGTCAGCGCGCTGGCCGCCATGAACGGCTCCGCGCCCATGGACACCAGCCGCGTGGCCGTGGTGGGCGCGTCGTTGGCGTGAATGGTGCTGAACACCATGTGCCCGGTCAGTGCGGCGCGGATGGCGATGTCGGCGGTGTCGTGGTCGCGGATCTCGCCGACCATGATCACGTCCGGATCCTGCCGCAGGAACGAGCGCAGCGCGTTCGCGAAGGACACCTGCTTGCGCTCGTTGACCTGCACCTGGTTGATCCCGCCGATCTTGTACTCGGCCGGATCCTCGATGGTGGTGATGTTGATGCCCGGGTGGCGCAGCTCCAGCAGGCTGGCGTAGAGCGTGGTCGTCTTGCCGGAACCCGTCGGCCCGGACAGCAGGACCATGCCGTACGGATGGTGGATCGCCCGCTCGAACGCCTCGAAGTCGGCCTGGGAGAAACCCAGGTCCCGCAGCGAGAAGTTGAAGCCCGACTTGTCGAGCAGCCGCAGCACCAGCTTCTCCCCGTGAATCGTGGGGATGGCCGAGACGCGCACGTCCACGTCGTGGCCGTTGCGGCGATAGGTGAAGCGCCCGTCCTGGGCCATGCGCCGCTCGGCGATGTCCATGTTCGACATGATCTTGATGCGGCTCACCGTGCCCGTGTACACCGCGCGCGGCGGGGACAGGGCCTCGTACAGGATCCCGTCCACGCGGTAGCGGATGAGCAGCCCCTTTTCCTGGGGCTCGATGTGAATGTCCGTGGCCCGTTCCTGCAACGCCCGCCCGATGATCTGGTCCACCAGGCTGATGGTGCCGGCCTCCTGCGCGCGCCGCTGCGCCTCGGCCTCGTCCGCCTCCTCCTCCGCCACCTGCATGCCGCCGGCCTCGTCCACCACCTTGTCAATCAGCTCGGTGACGCTGCGGCTGCTCTCGACCAGGCCGTAGCTGGCCTCGCGGGTGCGCTCCAGGATTTCCGGGGTGGCCAGCAGGATCTCGAGCCGGCGACCGGAGCGCTCCGCGATCCGCCGCAGGTTGTCCCGCGCCTCGATGTCCAGCGGGTCGGCCATCGCGACCACCAGCAGGCCGTCGTCCAGCCGGACCGGCTGGATGCCGTGCCGGCGCGCGAACTCGTAGGGCAGCAGCGACAGGGCCGCGTGCTGCACCTCGTCCCGTGCGGGATCGAAGCGCCGGTGACCGAGTTGCACCGAGAGCGCCCCGAGGATGTCCTCGGCGGACACGTAGCCGCGACGGCACAGGATCTCCCCGACGCGCTCCCGGGTGGCCCCCTGTTCGGTGAGCGCCTCCTGGAGTTGCGATGGTGAGATCAGGCCCTGGCCAAGCAGCAGCGAGCCCAGTTCCCTCGTGTCAGCGCACACGTCGGGCCTCTCCGAAAGATAGGGACAGCCGGCGCGAGCAGACCCTCGCCCAGGAGGCAGCGGTCCGCACGGCCAAGCCGGTGGTCCCTGTGGTGATCGGCCAAAATCGAGCCCCGTGACCGGCCCCGGCCGGGGAGCTATCTCAAGGTGTATGGCGGCCTTGGAAACGGGGTCTGCAGGGCTTATCGGCCCCGCACGGTGGCAACTGGAGCAGCCCGCCCGGCCCGAAACGGCAGGGCACTTCCCGACCGGCGTACTGAGGAGGGGGCGTCTGCCGCCGACGGGCTGGTCCTTAGGTAACCCATTATATCGTATTCGGGGAACACTCTGTCGCAACTTCTCGCTCGGCGCCCTGCACGGAAACAGCCGAAAGGCCCCTACTTCTCCCGCACCGCAGTTTCCGTTATGGGAATGAACGGCAGGACGGCAAATGGTGTAATTTCAACTACTTCCGGCTCCCACTTGTCATTCGGACCCCGGCTCCCCCCGAATTCCCTGAAGTCGCCCACCCCGTGGATGAGCAGGACCCTCGTGACTTCGTTCGGACGGCGCGGCCAGGTCGGGTCGCCACCGCGAATCCTCCGAATGCGCATCAGGAGTTCGTACGACCGATTCGATTTCCTTGAGCAGGAGGT
The DNA window shown above is from Candidatus Eisenbacteria bacterium and carries:
- a CDS encoding type II/IV secretion system protein, translating into MCADTRELGSLLLGQGLISPSQLQEALTEQGATRERVGEILCRRGYVSAEDILGALSVQLGHRRFDPARDEVQHAALSLLPYEFARRHGIQPVRLDDGLLVVAMADPLDIEARDNLRRIAERSGRRLEILLATPEILERTREASYGLVESSRSVTELIDKVVDEAGGMQVAEEEADEAEAQRRAQEAGTISLVDQIIGRALQERATDIHIEPQEKGLLIRYRVDGILYEALSPPRAVYTGTVSRIKIMSNMDIAERRMAQDGRFTYRRNGHDVDVRVSAIPTIHGEKLVLRLLDKSGFNFSLRDLGFSQADFEAFERAIHHPYGMVLLSGPTGSGKTTTLYASLLELRHPGINITTIEDPAEYKIGGINQVQVNERKQVSFANALRSFLRQDPDVIMVGEIRDHDTADIAIRAALTGHMVFSTIHANDAPTTATRLVSMGAEPFMAASALTMVAAQRLVRRNCPHCLAEYRPADEVLFAAGEAGITAGASRPRLLKGAGCVACKGRGYLGRVAIVERMMLTPGLRQLVADNRPADEIRKLALQEGMVTLRQSGLQKAREGSTTIEEVLRVCLSDD
- a CDS encoding type II secretion system F family protein; the encoded protein is MGSFAYIARSTTGEEVSGFLPGSSADEVVDQLQRQGLAVLHVVEDRSHDRERAARGRPFAVPFMRPGTRDQALFNRQLATLLEAGIPLVRGLRGLAADCSNGMLARAIEDLATRIERGESLSEAMAAHPATFNTMYLSMVRAGERAGTLSEIVEQLAVYMEKVDGIQNKVRAAMSYPVFVLIFAVAVTLFLLLQIVPTFQKIYSDFGQQLPVYTAVVIGISNAIRQNALLSLGVVAGLVVLAVLGIRTRAGRLAFDGFLLRVPLFGPIVRKAVMSRFTRTFGILTRTGLPILESLDLVSGAAGNAVVGQAILDVKERVAAGRGITESFRATGTFPELVLQLMATGEETGNLDAMMLKSSDFYDREVEAAVHWLSSLIEPVMIILVGAMVGAIVIAMFLPIFSLGDAIMRGGYSH
- a CDS encoding prepilin-type N-terminal cleavage/methylation domain-containing protein → MLRFRRKPNQKGFTMIELMVVVVVIGILAAIAIPIYGKYIKNARVSEATGRIGEIITASKAYAQEHQDGSGVPQWPPTAGAGIATLEATELFTYTISAGGGTAATGAITFRATGTGKMTGVQVDVTVPNITSNGTAPVVTGL
- the pilM gene encoding pilus assembly protein PilM, with protein sequence MISAIGRSLGVTGSVRTGIDLGTSGIKLVRGSGSPRLEQVTHLGVQDWVGGGSAPDVEAAAAALQQLLGRLGLGRGQLGHLAVAIGGQEASLREVVLPPLTDAELRQTLPYAARQHLDLEGMTSPVLDAQILGPAPPNQPGGPAQTRALLVAAPALQRDFPVRVLARVGLVPEVVDLEPLAGLNALLGCAKMKPGNDDAVALLDLGARRAALHVSGSSGGLLSRVVGEGVGPRREPAEVRTFAAELASQVKETLVFYRGRFRREVGGVYLSGGGASLPGLADLLARGLGECPVSILDPLAGLTRAAGVMENGEGISARFATACGLCRWWDGQLV
- a CDS encoding pilus assembly PilX N-terminal domain-containing protein, whose amino-acid sequence is MNEQPRLHRTGEAGYVMIAVMVFLVVLLISATAFFTMSTYETKSALYRQESSEAFFLADAAVERARAMFLEDRAWRDGWSGVAAGRGTYDLEVRDTLYLGMNGVVQLVATGHVLRANRRIEVIAEVPPTGLGLTIIQGTASIGGNMCLSGPIHVTTLPFDPSHLTCGGTYTSGFTIKPPYIFTDPAHFPNATYYYVRGWKTTNPYKARVYNRLGVDITPADSVCLNDVTTYNNATQTFTYKFDNDAKITKYFHDVTGVFKRAPGDSSVVVNFGEVPIANPPGVNGVSAVELDGGFAGNPIHATVINTRFLGVTDSLRLNPTYWTGALFTVKQVTMEPYGGVAVVAFDFSKSGGSLVQLGTSAWPAYLYVTHNVPTLTSNFNLVGALTVLGNWTSTGGPSITYDPGFLGNLPPYIEENWSHGVSGTLRVLRWRELAIP